Proteins from one Loktanella sp. M215 genomic window:
- a CDS encoding DUF533 domain-containing protein, translated as MSLMQTLARVAVGVAVAKGARALTQNARAGKSGTVLDDMLGKRGTTARAGQTGGLGGLLDSLQGRQSGTRRTQPSAGGLSDLLGGLAGAGGLGGLIGGLTGGSSGQRSTGQFGERLQLQIDATADPQAQMPPEQEGLAAVMLLAMVQAAQADGTLDDKERSRIMDHLDGASAQERAFVEDAMTRRMSVSDLAAGVPEGAEAQVYTMALMAIDLDHPAEVDFLRGFADELGLRSADVNDIHAKAGVVPLYS; from the coding sequence ATGAGCTTGATGCAGACACTGGCGCGGGTCGCCGTGGGCGTGGCCGTGGCCAAGGGGGCGCGGGCCCTGACGCAGAACGCCCGGGCAGGCAAATCCGGCACCGTTCTGGATGACATGCTGGGCAAGCGTGGCACCACGGCGCGCGCGGGACAGACCGGCGGTCTGGGCGGATTGCTGGACAGTTTGCAGGGGCGGCAAAGCGGCACCCGTCGCACCCAGCCGTCCGCTGGCGGATTGTCGGACCTGTTGGGCGGTCTGGCGGGGGCCGGTGGTCTTGGCGGTCTGATCGGCGGCCTGACGGGTGGATCCTCCGGTCAGCGCAGCACGGGCCAGTTCGGCGAAAGGCTGCAATTGCAGATCGACGCGACCGCCGATCCGCAGGCCCAGATGCCGCCAGAGCAGGAGGGCCTTGCCGCCGTCATGCTGCTGGCGATGGTACAGGCCGCACAGGCCGACGGCACGCTCGACGATAAAGAGCGTTCCCGCATCATGGATCATCTGGACGGCGCCTCGGCGCAGGAGCGCGCCTTTGTCGAGGATGCGATGACCCGGCGCATGTCGGTGTCCGATCTGGCCGCCGGTGTGCCCGAAGGGGCCGAGGCGCAGGTTTACACGATGGCGCTGATGGCCATCGACCTCGACCACCCGGCAGAGGTCGATTTCCTGCGCGGCTTTGCGGATGAACTGGGCCTGCGGTCGGCTGATGTGAACGACATCCACGCCAAGGCCGGTGTCGTGCCGCTGTATAGCTAG
- a CDS encoding Mrp/NBP35 family ATP-binding protein, with product MSVTRDAVLAVLNGITDPVTNGPLPASGAVKALTVDGGTVRFVLEIAPSRAADFAPVQAEAERLVGALDGVTKVTVVMTAHTSPAAPPDLKPQRAAPTGPQPIPGIARIIAVASGKGGVGKSTVASNLACALAAAGRRVGLLDADVYGPSQPRMLGVSGRPASPDGKTILPLRNFGVTMMSIGLMTNEDQAVVWRGPMLMGALQQMMNQVQWGTLDVLIVDLPPGTGDVQMTLAQKARVDGAIIVSTPQDVALLDARKGIDMFQQLHVPILGMIENMSTHICSNCGHEEHVFGHGGVAREAEKLGVPLLAEIPLHLSIRLAADGGAPIVVTDPDSPQAAGFRAVARHLIDADLA from the coding sequence ATGAGCGTGACACGCGACGCCGTTCTGGCCGTCCTGAACGGGATCACCGATCCGGTCACGAACGGTCCGCTGCCCGCCTCCGGTGCAGTCAAGGCGCTGACGGTTGACGGCGGCACGGTGCGTTTCGTGCTGGAAATCGCGCCCAGCCGCGCCGCCGATTTCGCACCCGTGCAGGCCGAGGCGGAACGTCTGGTCGGCGCGCTGGATGGCGTCACCAAGGTCACGGTCGTCATGACTGCCCACACCTCGCCCGCAGCACCGCCCGACCTGAAGCCGCAGCGGGCGGCCCCCACAGGTCCGCAGCCGATCCCGGGCATCGCCCGGATCATCGCCGTCGCCTCCGGCAAGGGCGGTGTGGGCAAATCGACGGTGGCCTCCAACCTCGCCTGCGCGCTTGCAGCGGCCGGGCGCCGGGTCGGTCTGCTGGATGCGGACGTCTACGGCCCCAGCCAGCCGCGGATGCTCGGCGTGTCTGGTCGCCCCGCCAGCCCCGACGGCAAGACGATCCTGCCGCTGCGCAACTTCGGCGTCACGATGATGTCGATCGGCCTGATGACGAACGAGGATCAGGCCGTCGTCTGGCGCGGTCCGATGCTGATGGGCGCGCTGCAGCAGATGATGAATCAGGTGCAATGGGGGACGCTCGACGTGCTGATCGTCGACCTGCCGCCCGGCACCGGCGACGTGCAGATGACGCTGGCGCAGAAGGCGCGCGTCGATGGTGCGATCATCGTGTCGACCCCGCAGGACGTGGCGCTGCTGGATGCCCGCAAGGGGATCGACATGTTTCAGCAGTTGCACGTCCCCATCCTTGGCATGATCGAAAACATGAGCACGCACATCTGTTCCAACTGCGGTCACGAGGAACACGTCTTCGGCCACGGCGGCGTGGCGCGCGAGGCCGAGAAGCTGGGCGTGCCTCTGCTGGCAGAGATCCCGCTGCACCTGTCGATCAGGCTCGCGGCCGACGGCGGCGCACCGATCGTCGTGACCGATCCCGACAGCCCCCAGGCCGCCGGTTTCCGCGCCGTTGCCCGCCACCTGATCGACGCTGACCTTGCATGA
- a CDS encoding PRC-barrel domain-containing protein yields MNILKTSTAAVALTLAGSMVFAESHMNADGTATNAEQAEQSMENAADSAGNAVENAADATGNAVENAADATGNAVENAADATADAADSVDDMQNFDLTTSENLIRTRDITGGQVWRMDAAEDNSMWTNNETYQGTGEGWERIGSIEDIVLSKTGQMVAIVGEVGGFLGLGDKMVMMPVENVRLTALDDGTYAYVTQMTQADIEAAQDVDEGFWE; encoded by the coding sequence ATGAATATCCTCAAGACAAGCACCGCAGCAGTGGCCCTGACCCTCGCAGGGTCGATGGTCTTTGCCGAAAGCCACATGAATGCGGACGGTACGGCGACCAACGCTGAACAGGCCGAACAGTCCATGGAAAATGCGGCTGATTCCGCTGGCAACGCTGTCGAGAATGCCGCCGATGCAACCGGCAACGCTGTCGAAAACGCCGCTGATGCGACGGGCAATGCTGTCGAGAATGCTGCAGATGCAACGGCAGACGCAGCGGACAGTGTGGACGACATGCAGAACTTCGATCTGACGACGTCGGAAAACCTGATCCGCACCCGTGACATCACAGGTGGTCAGGTCTGGCGCATGGATGCCGCAGAAGACAACAGCATGTGGACCAACAACGAGACCTATCAGGGCACCGGCGAAGGCTGGGAGCGCATCGGCTCGATCGAGGACATCGTGCTGTCCAAGACCGGCCAGATGGTTGCAATCGTCGGTGAAGTCGGTGGCTTCCTCGGTCTGGGCGACAAGATGGTTATGATGCCCGTCGAGAACGTGCGCCTGACAGCGCTGGACGATGGCACCTACGCCTATGTCACGCAGATGACCCAAGCGGACATCGAAGCGGCACAGGACGTTGACGAAGGCTTCTGGGAGTAA
- a CDS encoding biotin/lipoate--protein ligase family protein — protein MTDDVVPPLFTDYTSAGADPWPLACTAAADGTEAGLVIHDLADDRLRVAVVFAPDLPLRQSVAMLPLCGVAFQTALGILGPPALVPQLGCDGAIVVNGGRCGALSIAAGTADPAAVPDWLVIGLTLDLANAGPDGGHTPETTTLHAEGCIDVSPAELLAGWLRQILLSLDTWHHDGLADLHTRWTAMARDLNGICTAAGQTGTLIGADADLNPLLKTDSGTQMIPLTQLLRESA, from the coding sequence ATGACCGACGACGTCGTCCCGCCGCTGTTCACGGACTACACCAGCGCCGGCGCCGATCCCTGGCCGCTGGCCTGCACCGCAGCCGCTGACGGGACCGAGGCCGGTCTGGTCATCCATGATCTGGCCGACGACCGGCTGCGTGTGGCCGTCGTCTTTGCGCCTGACCTGCCGTTGCGGCAAAGCGTGGCGATGCTGCCCCTCTGCGGTGTGGCCTTTCAGACCGCCCTCGGCATCCTCGGCCCGCCTGCGCTGGTGCCGCAGCTGGGCTGCGATGGTGCGATTGTCGTAAACGGCGGCCGGTGTGGCGCGCTGTCGATCGCAGCGGGAACCGCCGATCCCGCTGCGGTACCGGACTGGCTGGTCATCGGCCTGACGCTCGATCTGGCCAACGCCGGACCTGACGGCGGTCACACGCCCGAGACGACGACCCTGCACGCCGAAGGCTGTATTGACGTCTCACCCGCCGAGCTGCTGGCGGGGTGGTTGCGGCAGATCCTGCTCTCCCTCGACACTTGGCACCACGACGGGCTGGCGGACCTGCATACCCGCTGGACCGCCATGGCGCGCGATCTGAACGGGATCTGCACGGCGGCCGGGCAGACGGGTACGCTGATCGGTGCCGATGCGGACCTGAACCCGCTGTTGAAAACCGATTCAGGGACACAGATGATACCCCTTACACAGCTTTTAAGAGAATCCGCATGA
- a CDS encoding DUF6494 family protein, with translation MTDDTFNMSMRKFLKQVGVTSQQAIEAAMREKGDTAGQSFEARVVLTVDGLDLEHVVTGRIDGMDAGDQPA, from the coding sequence ATGACCGACGACACCTTCAACATGTCCATGCGCAAGTTCCTCAAGCAGGTCGGCGTGACCAGCCAGCAGGCGATCGAGGCCGCGATGCGCGAAAAAGGCGATACCGCAGGCCAGAGCTTCGAGGCGCGCGTGGTGCTGACCGTCGACGGGTTGGACCTTGAACACGTCGTGACGGGCCGGATCGACGGCATGGACGCAGGCGACCAACCAGCATGA
- a CDS encoding DMT family transporter — translation MDNLRGSILMVLAMLGFALEDMFIKQMAGALPTGQILAMLGLGGGIVFAIVCRMQGERLLRRDVLHPMVLLRNAGEVFGTLGYVSAVVLTPISSASAIFQATPLFVTLGAALFLQEAVGWRRWAAIAVGFCGVLLIIRPGMDSFRPASLFAVQGVIFLGIRDLATRRIPKTISSMRLSTYAFAVIVPTGLVLMAVVGDRFVLPGTTDSLRVAGSIVAGVLGYYALVTATRLGDMSHIAPFRYSRLVFALIVGVTVFGERPDAATLFGAAIIVGSGTYAALREGQRRRASLAAAGAI, via the coding sequence TTGGACAATCTGCGCGGCAGCATCCTGATGGTTCTCGCGATGCTCGGCTTCGCACTGGAGGACATGTTCATCAAGCAGATGGCGGGGGCTCTGCCGACGGGGCAGATCCTCGCCATGCTGGGTCTGGGCGGCGGCATCGTCTTTGCTATCGTCTGCCGCATGCAGGGCGAGCGTCTTCTGCGCCGCGACGTCCTGCATCCTATGGTCCTGCTGCGTAACGCCGGCGAGGTCTTTGGAACGCTGGGCTATGTTTCCGCCGTGGTGCTGACGCCGATCTCTTCGGCCTCGGCGATCTTTCAGGCGACGCCGCTGTTCGTGACGCTGGGGGCGGCCCTGTTCCTGCAAGAAGCCGTCGGCTGGCGGCGCTGGGCCGCGATCGCCGTCGGGTTTTGCGGCGTGCTGCTGATCATCCGGCCGGGCATGGATTCCTTCCGCCCCGCATCGCTCTTCGCCGTGCAGGGCGTGATCTTCCTCGGTATCCGCGATCTGGCGACCCGGCGGATCCCCAAGACCATCAGCTCCATGCGCCTGTCCACCTACGCCTTTGCCGTCATCGTGCCCACCGGGTTGGTCCTGATGGCCGTGGTCGGCGACCGCTTCGTCCTGCCCGGCACCACGGATTCGCTGCGCGTGGCGGGATCCATCGTGGCGGGCGTGCTGGGCTATTACGCGTTAGTCACCGCGACACGGCTGGGCGACATGTCCCATATCGCACCGTTCCGCTATTCCCGCCTGGTCTTTGCCCTGATCGTCGGCGTCACCGTCTTCGGCGAACGCCCCGACGCCGCCACCTTGTTCGGGGCCGCGATCATCGTGGGATCCGGCACCTACGCCGCCCTGCGCGAAGGCCAGCGCCGCCGTGCTTCCCTTGCAGCAGCAGGCGCGATATAA
- a CDS encoding Fur family transcriptional regulator, with amino-acid sequence MTQTIQSRAAAAGLRMTAPRRVIARVLDDATDHPDAEALHARAAAIDPRISLATVYRTVKLFEEQGILEKHAFGDGRARYEAADGGHHDHLIDVATGQVIEFVDPEIEALQDRIAKRLGYRLIGHRLELFGTRIEAD; translated from the coding sequence ATGACCCAGACCATCCAAAGCCGCGCCGCCGCCGCCGGGCTGCGCATGACGGCCCCCCGCCGGGTCATTGCACGGGTGTTGGACGACGCCACCGATCACCCGGACGCCGAGGCGCTGCACGCCCGCGCCGCGGCCATCGACCCCCGCATCTCGCTCGCCACGGTTTATCGCACGGTCAAGCTGTTCGAAGAGCAGGGCATCCTTGAGAAGCATGCCTTCGGCGACGGGCGCGCACGCTACGAGGCGGCGGACGGCGGCCACCACGACCACCTGATCGACGTGGCCACCGGTCAGGTCATCGAATTCGTCGACCCCGAGATCGAGGCGCTGCAGGACCGCATCGCCAAGCGGCTGGGCTACCGCCTGATCGGGCACCGGCTGGAACTTTTCGGCACCCGGATCGAGGCGGACTAG
- the eno gene encoding phosphopyruvate hydratase, which produces MSSIIDIHAREILDSRGNPTVEVDVTLEDGTMGRAAVPSGASTGMHEAHERRDGDKSRYMGKGVLEAVAAVNGEIFEALLDYDATDQVGIDMTMIELDGTDNKGRLGANAILGVSMAVAKAAADFTSQPLFRYIGGTSARMLPVPMMNIINGGEHADNPIDIQEFMIMPVAADNIREAIRMGSEVFHTLKKELSAAGHNTGIGDEGGFAPGLNSTREALDFILKSIEKAGYTPGKDIYLALDCASTEYFKDGKYEMKGEGASFTSDQNVDYLEKLVNDYPIISIEDGMSEDDWDGWKALTDRLGDRVQLVGDDLFVTNPKRLAEGIKRGSANAMLVKVNQIGTLTETLQAVDMAHRARFTNVMSHRSGETEDTTIADLAVATNCGQIKTGSLSRSDRLAKYNQLIRIEEMLGETALYAGRSILRG; this is translated from the coding sequence ATGAGCAGTATCATCGACATCCACGCCCGCGAAATCCTCGACAGCCGTGGCAACCCCACGGTCGAGGTCGACGTGACCCTCGAAGACGGCACCATGGGCCGCGCCGCCGTCCCCTCGGGTGCGTCGACCGGCATGCACGAAGCGCACGAGCGCCGCGACGGGGACAAGTCCCGCTACATGGGCAAGGGCGTGCTGGAAGCGGTCGCCGCCGTGAACGGCGAGATCTTCGAGGCACTGCTGGATTATGACGCCACCGATCAGGTCGGCATCGACATGACGATGATCGAACTGGACGGCACCGACAACAAGGGGCGTCTGGGTGCGAACGCGATCCTCGGCGTGTCGATGGCCGTCGCCAAGGCCGCCGCCGATTTCACCTCGCAGCCGCTGTTCCGCTACATCGGCGGCACATCTGCACGGATGCTGCCGGTGCCGATGATGAACATCATCAATGGCGGCGAACACGCCGATAACCCGATCGATATTCAGGAATTCATGATCATGCCGGTGGCTGCGGACAATATCCGCGAAGCGATCCGCATGGGCTCCGAAGTGTTTCACACGCTGAAGAAAGAACTCTCCGCCGCGGGCCACAACACCGGCATCGGCGACGAGGGCGGCTTTGCCCCCGGCCTGAACTCCACCCGCGAAGCACTTGATTTCATTTTGAAGTCCATCGAAAAGGCAGGCTACACACCCGGCAAGGATATCTACCTCGCCCTCGATTGCGCCTCGACCGAATACTTCAAGGACGGCAAGTACGAGATGAAGGGCGAAGGCGCCTCGTTCACCTCGGACCAGAATGTCGACTACCTTGAAAAGCTAGTGAACGACTATCCCATCATCAGCATCGAAGACGGCATGTCCGAGGACGACTGGGACGGCTGGAAGGCCCTGACCGATCGTCTGGGCGACCGCGTGCAGCTGGTGGGCGACGACCTTTTCGTGACCAACCCAAAGCGTCTGGCCGAAGGCATCAAGCGTGGATCGGCGAATGCCATGCTGGTCAAGGTCAACCAGATCGGCACCCTGACCGAGACGTTGCAGGCCGTCGACATGGCCCACCGCGCGCGGTTCACCAACGTCATGTCGCACCGCTCCGGAGAGACCGAGGACACCACCATCGCCGACCTTGCCGTGGCCACCAACTGCGGCCAGATCAAGACCGGGTCGCTGTCCCGCTCTGACCGCTTGGCCAAGTACAACCAGCTGATCCGGATCGAGGAAATGCTGGGCGAGACGGCCCTTTACGCCGGACGCAGCATCCTGCGGGGCTGA
- a CDS encoding CorA family divalent cation transporter, whose amino-acid sequence MLTNNEETTLVPLSAFDIWEDGTARPAPDLAAKPVDGAAYRWLHFDLSDMALAGWSATNLPGLARRTLLADKTRPRMDMDDHGMAITLRGINLNEGEETADMVSLRIWMTDTLMITVRRQRIFALEDLRDQVAAGDAPHSPGHMLARITEGLVERLENIAFVREDAADDMEGDVYEHDRAPLDDLAPLRREIIKFRRHVAPLAEALTQVSQAPTDLIKDDLRHRLRDTASRCRWALEELSEVHDRLTAMADHLDTVQNARLEKNGYRLSVVAAIFLPLGFLTGLFGVNVGGMPGVQSGHAFAVLCISMAVIGVVSAAVMRWLRWF is encoded by the coding sequence TTGTTGACGAATAACGAGGAAACCACGCTGGTTCCGCTGTCGGCCTTCGACATCTGGGAAGATGGCACCGCAAGGCCCGCCCCCGATCTGGCGGCCAAGCCCGTCGACGGCGCGGCCTATCGCTGGCTGCATTTCGATCTGTCGGACATGGCGCTGGCCGGGTGGTCGGCGACGAACCTGCCGGGCCTCGCCCGCCGCACGCTGCTGGCCGACAAGACCCGGCCGCGCATGGACATGGACGACCACGGCATGGCGATCACCCTGCGCGGCATCAACCTCAACGAGGGCGAGGAAACCGCTGACATGGTCTCGCTGCGGATCTGGATGACCGACACGCTGATGATCACCGTGCGCCGCCAGCGGATCTTTGCGCTGGAAGATCTGCGCGATCAGGTCGCGGCGGGCGATGCCCCCCACAGCCCCGGTCACATGCTGGCGCGGATCACCGAAGGGCTGGTCGAACGCTTGGAAAACATCGCTTTTGTGCGCGAGGATGCCGCCGACGATATGGAGGGCGACGTCTACGAACACGACCGCGCACCCTTGGACGATCTGGCACCATTGCGGCGCGAGATCATCAAGTTCCGCCGCCACGTGGCCCCCCTGGCCGAGGCGCTGACGCAGGTTTCGCAGGCGCCGACCGACCTGATCAAGGACGATCTGCGCCACCGCCTGCGCGACACCGCCAGCCGCTGCCGCTGGGCGCTGGAGGAGCTGTCGGAAGTCCACGACCGCCTGACGGCCATGGCGGACCATCTGGACACGGTGCAGAACGCGCGGCTGGAGAAAAACGGCTATCGTTTGTCCGTGGTCGCCGCGATCTTTTTGCCGCTGGGATTTCTGACTGGCCTCTTTGGCGTCAACGTCGGCGGGATGCCGGGGGTGCAAAGCGGCCATGCCTTTGCAGTTCTGTGCATCAGCATGGCCGTGATCGGCGTCGTGTCCGCCGCCGTGATGCGCTGGTTGCGCTGGTTCTAG
- a CDS encoding cupin domain-containing protein has protein sequence MKAADLIAHLDLSPHPEGGWYRQTWIADNPGRPTGTAILFLLLAGEVSHWHRVDATEIWFHHTGAPLTLRRAADAAGPATATVLGPDVLNGQTAQAIVPAHHWQSAQSTGDWSLVSCTVSPGFDFAGFTLAPPGFDIPLTSD, from the coding sequence ATGAAGGCCGCCGATCTGATTGCACACCTGGACCTGTCGCCCCACCCGGAAGGCGGCTGGTATCGCCAGACATGGATCGCAGACAATCCGGGCCGCCCGACCGGTACGGCCATTCTGTTTCTGCTGCTGGCCGGTGAGGTCAGCCACTGGCACCGGGTCGATGCGACCGAAATCTGGTTTCATCACACCGGCGCGCCACTGACCTTGCGGCGGGCCGCAGATGCGGCCGGACCCGCCACGGCAACGGTCTTGGGACCGGATGTGCTCAACGGTCAGACGGCACAGGCCATCGTGCCCGCACACCATTGGCAATCGGCGCAAAGCACGGGGGACTGGTCACTGGTCAGTTGCACCGTATCGCCCGGGTTCGACTTTGCCGGTTTCACTCTCGCGCCGCCCGGCTTTGATATACCGCTTACGTCGGATTGA
- a CDS encoding 4Fe-4S binding protein, which yields MSKSVLICNCLGSQRVDGPALTAATGLACSRAFDSLCDRQSDAASAAMAQGDVVIACAQEAPHFTALAAEIGAEVPAFVDIRDRAGWTDDADAAPKQAALLAEAMLPVPPVRSLDVTSAGTCLILGRNAVAVDAAVALSDILGVTLLMPTGWEVERHPGFDTVTGTLLQATGSLGQFQTRMDALRQQVPGGRGDVAMTAPQDGAASECDLILDLRGAGPLFAADAKRDGYLRADPDSQPAVAAAVLAASQMIGTFEKPLYVRLEQSLCAHSRAEQVACTNCLDLCPTGAISPDGDHVTVDPLICAGCGACSAVCPSGAISFDAPPVEAVFTRLTTLAATYRKAGGTAPRLLVHDADHGAEMIRLAARFGRGLPADVIPLEVAALAAFGHAEAVAALGTGFADVAVLLSPRTETEAPVREAALANAIAGREAMVLLDMTDPDALSDHLYDTTAGPVVKTPTLQIGTRRQITRLAARTLQPQAAVIDLPTDAPYGAVHVDTDACTLCLACVSLCPSGALGDNPDLPQLRFQEDACLQCGLCANICPEDAITLEPRLNLTPDAFRQKVMHEEEPFACVSCGELFGVKSTIENITAKLTGHAMFSNPAALRMIQMCDDCRVAAQYHSDDNPFGGAPRPRPRTSADYPAKRRDN from the coding sequence ATGTCAAAATCGGTCTTGATCTGCAACTGCCTTGGCAGCCAGCGCGTCGATGGCCCGGCCTTGACGGCTGCGACGGGACTGGCCTGTTCGCGTGCCTTCGACAGCCTGTGTGACCGGCAAAGCGATGCGGCCTCTGCCGCCATGGCGCAAGGCGATGTCGTCATCGCCTGCGCGCAGGAAGCACCGCATTTCACAGCCCTCGCGGCCGAGATCGGGGCCGAGGTGCCGGCGTTTGTCGACATCCGTGACCGCGCCGGCTGGACCGACGACGCGGACGCTGCGCCAAAGCAGGCTGCCTTGTTGGCCGAGGCGATGCTGCCGGTGCCGCCGGTGCGGTCGCTTGACGTGACCTCTGCCGGGACCTGCCTGATTCTGGGTCGCAACGCGGTGGCTGTCGATGCGGCAGTGGCACTGTCCGACATCCTTGGCGTCACGCTGCTGATGCCCACCGGATGGGAGGTCGAGCGCCATCCCGGCTTTGACACGGTGACCGGCACGCTGTTGCAGGCCACCGGATCGCTGGGCCAATTCCAGACGCGGATGGACGCCCTGCGCCAGCAAGTTCCCGGTGGCCGGGGCGATGTCGCGATGACCGCGCCGCAGGATGGGGCCGCGTCCGAGTGCGACCTGATCCTCGATCTGCGCGGCGCGGGTCCGCTGTTTGCCGCCGATGCCAAGCGTGACGGCTATCTGCGCGCCGATCCCGACAGCCAGCCTGCCGTGGCCGCCGCCGTGCTGGCCGCTAGCCAGATGATCGGCACATTCGAAAAACCGCTTTACGTGCGCCTTGAGCAGTCTCTTTGCGCGCATTCACGGGCAGAGCAGGTGGCCTGCACCAATTGCCTCGACCTGTGCCCGACCGGCGCCATCAGCCCCGACGGCGATCACGTCACCGTCGATCCGTTGATCTGCGCAGGTTGCGGTGCCTGTTCGGCCGTCTGCCCGTCGGGCGCCATCAGCTTCGATGCGCCCCCGGTCGAGGCGGTATTCACCCGCCTGACCACGCTCGCCGCGACCTACCGCAAGGCCGGCGGCACCGCACCGCGCCTGCTGGTCCATGACGCCGATCACGGTGCAGAGATGATCCGCCTCGCCGCCCGCTTCGGTCGCGGCCTGCCGGCGGACGTGATCCCGCTGGAAGTCGCGGCGCTGGCGGCCTTCGGTCACGCCGAGGCGGTTGCCGCCCTGGGCACGGGCTTTGCCGATGTGGCCGTGCTGTTGTCGCCCCGGACGGAAACCGAGGCCCCGGTGCGCGAGGCGGCCTTGGCCAACGCCATCGCCGGACGCGAGGCGATGGTGCTGCTGGACATGACCGACCCCGACGCGCTGTCGGATCATCTGTATGACACGACTGCCGGGCCGGTGGTGAAGACGCCGACGCTGCAGATCGGCACCCGCCGCCAGATCACGCGCCTTGCCGCGCGGACCCTGCAGCCGCAGGCCGCGGTCATTGATCTGCCCACCGACGCCCCCTACGGCGCCGTCCACGTCGACACCGACGCCTGCACGCTCTGCCTCGCCTGCGTGTCACTCTGCCCCTCCGGCGCGCTGGGCGACAACCCCGACCTGCCACAGCTGCGATTTCAGGAGGATGCCTGCCTGCAATGCGGCCTCTGCGCCAACATCTGCCCCGAGGACGCGATCACGCTGGAACCGCGCCTGAACCTGACGCCGGATGCCTTCCGCCAGAAAGTGATGCACGAGGAAGAACCCTTTGCCTGCGTGTCCTGTGGCGAGCTCTTCGGCGTAAAGTCCACGATCGAAAACATCACCGCCAAGCTGACCGGACACGCCATGTTCAGCAATCCGGCCGCCCTGCGGATGATCCAGATGTGCGACGACTGCCGGGTTGCCGCGCAGTACCATTCTGACGACAACCCCTTTGGCGGTGCGCCGCGGCCTCGGCCGCGCACCAGCGCCGACTACCCGGCGAAACGCCGCGACAACTAA
- a CDS encoding DUF6505 family protein produces MNLARAIHFDDSDTRVFHSPARTGEWCISGGFEFSNWSQGDLVGKARQAFTNGWMGAETFGRTSFVAVTPITQAELDSLADALAAHFVTIYGAPDVATARPTALEELHQMADLCAGHDINTLLTVTRDLTENGVRESFRAVPPQAAALDQFAIHVTDDTPHDHDHDHDHHH; encoded by the coding sequence ATGAACCTCGCCCGCGCGATCCACTTCGATGACAGCGACACCCGTGTGTTCCACAGTCCCGCACGGACGGGTGAGTGGTGTATTTCGGGCGGGTTCGAATTCTCGAACTGGTCGCAGGGCGATCTGGTCGGCAAGGCGCGTCAGGCCTTCACCAACGGCTGGATGGGGGCTGAAACCTTTGGTCGCACTAGTTTTGTCGCTGTGACGCCGATCACGCAGGCCGAGCTGGACAGCCTCGCTGATGCTTTGGCCGCGCATTTCGTGACGATCTACGGCGCGCCCGATGTGGCGACCGCCCGGCCCACCGCGCTGGAAGAGTTGCACCAGATGGCGGATCTGTGCGCCGGACACGACATCAATACGCTTCTGACGGTGACCCGCGACCTGACCGAGAACGGCGTGCGCGAAAGTTTTCGCGCCGTGCCGCCGCAGGCCGCCGCGCTGGATCAATTCGCGATCCACGTGACCGACGACACACCTCATGACCATGACCATGACCACGACCACCACCACTAG